From Dethiosulfovibrio peptidovorans, the proteins below share one genomic window:
- a CDS encoding type II secretion system protein GspE — protein sequence MTKEAPQTSQSEGLPSASAIADILPDTVSLDGLRADGILPIRWEHDLLIVAVPSLDRYDRAQALGYALGAVVDVEIFEVSAIVQRLNELYDLKSGMADDAVRDMEGIDDVDALAREDVLSDSVDVPVIRLVNGLFVDAMKQRATDIHVEPYEDSVVVRFRTDGVLRDRLTLPRSHQAPLVSRLKVMARMDIAEHMTPQDGRIGITVGGRAVDIRVNSIPTQHGERIALRLLDKGSGVLTLRELGMDDRELGLMERIISNPYGMILFTGPTGSGKSTSLYAILQELAKPSVNVITVEDPVEYDLPGVAQIQVNEKAGMTFASALRSILRQDPDIVMIGEMRDFDTAHIGVQASLTGHLVLSTLHTNDSISAVARLVDMEVEPYLVAGSLVGVIAQRLVRRLCPYCRRSVDVPSMLRRQGVNHAWGAEGCPQCAGTGYRGRVGIYEQLLMDDGLKEAVARNASAREMRDLAKPQGFRTLWEIGLSLVDQGTTSPEELIRVAGES from the coding sequence GCGTCGGCTATCGCTGACATCCTGCCTGATACGGTGAGCTTGGATGGCCTTCGGGCCGACGGAATTCTTCCTATTAGGTGGGAGCATGACCTGCTCATCGTCGCCGTTCCGTCTCTGGATCGGTATGACAGGGCTCAGGCTTTGGGATATGCTTTGGGAGCCGTGGTGGACGTGGAGATATTTGAGGTCTCGGCTATTGTCCAGAGACTTAACGAACTCTATGACCTCAAGAGTGGCATGGCCGACGATGCGGTGAGAGACATGGAGGGCATCGACGACGTTGATGCCTTGGCTCGGGAGGATGTCCTGAGCGACTCGGTGGACGTCCCGGTTATTCGTTTGGTCAACGGTCTCTTCGTGGACGCCATGAAGCAACGGGCTACTGATATTCACGTTGAGCCCTATGAGGATTCGGTTGTGGTCCGATTTCGGACAGACGGAGTTCTGCGGGATCGGCTGACCCTTCCTCGGAGCCACCAAGCTCCTCTGGTGAGCCGGCTCAAGGTTATGGCCAGGATGGACATCGCCGAACACATGACTCCTCAGGATGGTCGTATTGGCATCACTGTAGGCGGTCGGGCTGTAGACATTCGGGTTAACTCCATCCCGACCCAGCATGGCGAGAGAATAGCTCTTCGGCTTCTGGATAAAGGAAGCGGCGTTCTTACCCTGAGGGAGCTGGGAATGGACGATAGAGAGCTCGGTCTCATGGAGCGTATCATATCCAATCCCTACGGAATGATCCTCTTCACGGGACCTACGGGCTCAGGTAAGTCAACCAGTCTCTATGCTATTCTTCAGGAACTAGCCAAGCCGTCGGTGAACGTAATCACCGTGGAGGACCCGGTAGAGTACGACCTCCCCGGTGTAGCCCAGATCCAGGTGAACGAAAAGGCTGGGATGACCTTTGCCTCGGCCCTTCGATCTATCCTTCGGCAGGATCCCGACATCGTCATGATCGGAGAGATGAGGGATTTCGATACGGCTCATATTGGAGTTCAGGCCTCCTTGACGGGGCATCTGGTGCTCTCTACCCTTCATACCAACGACTCAATCAGTGCGGTAGCTCGTTTGGTGGATATGGAGGTGGAGCCCTATCTGGTGGCGGGATCTCTGGTAGGGGTCATCGCTCAGAGGCTGGTTCGGCGGCTCTGTCCCTACTGTCGGCGCTCCGTTGATGTCCCGTCTATGCTGAGACGCCAGGGTGTGAACCACGCTTGGGGGGCTGAAGGGTGTCCTCAGTGTGCAGGGACCGGCTACCGAGGTCGGGTCGGTATCTATGAGCAGCTCCTCATGGACGATGGACTCAAGGAAGCTGTTGCTCGAAACGCCTCGGCTCGAGAGATGCGAGATCTGGCCAAGCCCCAGGGTTTCAGAACTCTTTGGGAAATAGGACTGTCCTTGGTCGATCAGGGTACGACCTCTCCTGAAGAATTGATCCGTGTTGCCGGGGAATCGTAA
- a CDS encoding type II secretion protein F has product MPAYRYSAYDPKGALKKGRIDAPGSQQAAEALAVQGLVVVEMAEEEVSVGKKYSKLLSLEDHENFCRSLSTYLRAGLPLIEVLRLLEKQGGKHLGLLYGSLRQAVEGGRRLSAALRETRCFDENLCCMLESGERGGTLDQVLKQAVGLFSMQASLRRRLQNAMTYPIIMMVVGLGVVAFLMAYVVPKVAVLFSDMGQALPLPTRILMAVSRGVRFLGVPALLSILVLFVLVKTGRIHLRLPFFQGIRENLILSLVVSNQASLLRSGIPLVQALRMSAVLDPQKDRWLSVADQIKGGLRFEKALEKDGSFDEDLVYFIRVGEVGGDLPGSLEHVAEVRWDRAKSSMDRMTHLIEPAMVLFLGAVVGFVVVAILLPIFDISSFVR; this is encoded by the coding sequence ATGCCTGCCTATCGATATAGTGCTTATGATCCGAAAGGGGCTCTCAAAAAAGGCAGAATAGATGCCCCTGGGAGTCAACAGGCCGCTGAAGCCTTGGCAGTGCAGGGGCTGGTGGTGGTCGAGATGGCCGAGGAAGAGGTCTCAGTAGGGAAAAAATACAGTAAACTTTTGTCCTTAGAGGATCATGAAAATTTCTGCCGATCCCTGTCCACGTATCTGAGAGCAGGACTCCCCCTGATCGAGGTCTTGAGACTTTTGGAAAAACAGGGAGGAAAGCATCTGGGGCTTCTCTACGGATCTCTTCGGCAAGCTGTGGAAGGGGGGCGTCGTCTTTCGGCCGCTCTTCGGGAGACCAGGTGTTTCGACGAAAACCTCTGTTGCATGCTGGAATCGGGCGAACGGGGAGGCACATTGGATCAGGTTTTGAAACAGGCTGTGGGGCTTTTCTCCATGCAGGCGTCCTTGAGACGCCGCCTCCAGAACGCCATGACCTACCCTATCATCATGATGGTCGTGGGCCTGGGTGTGGTGGCTTTCCTTATGGCCTACGTGGTTCCCAAGGTGGCCGTTCTCTTCTCCGATATGGGGCAAGCTCTGCCTCTACCGACTCGCATCCTCATGGCTGTTTCGAGGGGAGTGCGATTTCTGGGTGTTCCGGCGCTTTTGAGCATATTAGTGTTGTTTGTTCTGGTCAAGACGGGACGAATACACCTTCGGCTTCCCTTTTTTCAGGGTATTCGGGAGAATCTCATCCTTTCGTTGGTGGTGTCCAACCAGGCGTCGCTCCTTCGATCGGGGATCCCTCTAGTTCAGGCGCTTCGTATGAGTGCTGTGCTCGATCCTCAGAAGGATCGATGGCTTTCTGTTGCTGATCAGATTAAGGGAGGCCTTCGATTCGAGAAGGCTCTCGAAAAAGACGGAAGTTTCGATGAGGATCTCGTCTACTTCATACGAGTAGGGGAGGTCGGTGGTGATCTCCCAGGATCGTTAGAGCATGTGGCCGAGGTTCGATGGGACCGGGCCAAGTCGAGTATGGATCGGATGACGCACCTGATCGAGCCGGCTATGGTACTGTTTCTCGGGGCAGTCGTGGGTTTCGTCGTTGTGGCGATCCTGCTGCCTATTTTCGATATCTCCAGTTTTGTTCGATAA
- the gspG gene encoding type II secretion system protein GspG: MKKRSGFTLVEILVVVVIIGLLATLVAPRVIGRGEEAKRTATEVQIREIEQALDMYKLDNGMYPTTEQGLEALITKPTTSPEPRRWRNEGYMKKLPLDPWGKAFIYRQPGDHGEFDLFSCGPDGEEGGEADGKDIANWD, encoded by the coding sequence GTGAAAAAACGTAGTGGATTTACCCTTGTAGAAATTTTGGTAGTAGTGGTCATCATCGGACTCTTGGCCACTTTGGTGGCTCCCAGGGTCATCGGTAGGGGTGAAGAGGCTAAAAGGACCGCCACGGAGGTGCAGATCAGGGAAATCGAGCAAGCTCTCGATATGTATAAACTCGATAACGGTATGTATCCTACCACGGAGCAAGGACTGGAGGCCCTGATCACCAAGCCGACGACCTCCCCAGAGCCTCGTCGTTGGAGGAATGAGGGCTATATGAAAAAGCTCCCTCTCGATCCTTGGGGCAAGGCTTTTATATATCGTCAGCCTGGTGATCACGGCGAGTTCGATCTTTTTTCCTGTGGGCCTGATGGCGAAGAAGGCGGAGAGGCTGACGGCAAGGATATCGCAAACTGGGATTAA
- a CDS encoding glutamine synthetase type III: MATTRPREIFKVNVFDRKIMKERLPDEIYRKLDTAIEGGQKLDLSVADFVATAMKEWAVSKGATHYTHWFLPRTEATAEKHVAFLTTDESGTPLDAFNGMELVRSEPDASSFPSGGIRSTFEARGYSTWDPSSPAFIVKSPKGGTLCIPSVFISYDGTPLDMKTPLLKSIDVIGKEAMRLLKLFGNRSVRSVDVTVGAEQEYFLVDEEKARKRPDLLACGRTLIGAASPLEQTVEAHYLGAIHPRILAYMEDVERDMYRLGQVLKARHNEVAPCQFEFAPDVSEGNLGCDQNHILMETMRKMALRHGFRLLLHEKPFAGVNGSGKHLNVSLRDSEGRNLLKPSSNQRRNIQFLTFLSAFLLGAARYDGLLRASIASPGNMHRLGGNEAPPAIMSIYLGELLTQILEGIESGLPDQLPSQSILDLGLNRLPSVLADNADRNRTSPIAFTGNKFEFRPVGAPQALAGPLTVLLAVWSKGMQEISDMIERRTADGMEISDAALEAIRHGAAESRSIRFEGNAYSLDWLKEARKRGLTVAESTPEALDQYLVPENKALMAELNIMSEREMEAYHEIRIEQYVKAVDVEMGILAAMIREGVLPAITRQITLESNALRALPENLIESSTPWTKALQELVTLKNGLILSVQKLDNLRRRRSYSGLLDKARDITENVLPLMASIRGMSDSAELLVAGDLWPYPRYRDLFTTD, encoded by the coding sequence ATGGCTACGACGAGACCCAGGGAAATTTTTAAAGTGAATGTCTTCGATAGGAAAATAATGAAAGAGAGACTCCCCGACGAGATCTACAGAAAACTCGATACAGCCATCGAAGGAGGACAGAAACTGGATCTTTCCGTGGCCGATTTCGTCGCCACAGCCATGAAAGAATGGGCCGTCTCCAAGGGAGCAACCCACTACACCCACTGGTTTTTGCCCCGAACCGAGGCTACAGCAGAAAAACACGTGGCCTTCTTGACCACCGACGAATCAGGGACTCCATTGGATGCTTTCAACGGTATGGAGCTTGTCCGAAGCGAACCCGATGCCTCATCGTTCCCGTCGGGCGGTATCAGATCTACTTTCGAAGCTCGAGGATACAGCACATGGGATCCCTCAAGCCCCGCATTTATAGTCAAAAGCCCCAAGGGGGGAACTCTCTGTATTCCCTCGGTCTTCATCTCATACGACGGCACCCCCCTGGACATGAAGACGCCCCTCCTGAAATCCATCGATGTTATAGGGAAAGAGGCCATGCGCCTTCTCAAACTCTTCGGAAACAGAAGCGTACGGTCAGTGGATGTGACCGTGGGAGCAGAACAGGAATACTTTCTTGTGGACGAGGAAAAAGCGAGGAAGCGCCCAGACCTGTTGGCCTGTGGCAGGACGTTGATTGGAGCAGCATCTCCCCTGGAACAGACCGTAGAGGCTCATTATCTTGGGGCCATTCACCCAAGAATTCTGGCCTATATGGAGGATGTGGAGAGGGATATGTATCGACTGGGGCAGGTACTCAAAGCACGACATAACGAAGTCGCACCCTGTCAGTTCGAGTTCGCACCAGACGTCAGCGAGGGGAACCTGGGATGCGATCAGAATCATATTCTCATGGAAACTATGCGCAAGATGGCTCTTCGACACGGATTTCGGCTGCTTCTCCACGAAAAGCCCTTTGCTGGCGTCAACGGCAGTGGCAAACACTTAAACGTATCCCTCCGGGACAGCGAAGGACGAAACCTTCTGAAACCATCGTCAAATCAGCGAAGAAATATACAGTTCCTGACATTTCTCTCCGCCTTTCTCCTGGGCGCAGCCCGATACGATGGCCTCCTCCGAGCCTCCATCGCCTCACCAGGGAACATGCACAGATTGGGAGGAAACGAGGCTCCGCCGGCTATCATGAGCATCTATCTGGGCGAGCTTCTCACACAGATATTGGAAGGGATTGAAAGCGGACTTCCCGATCAACTGCCGTCACAATCAATTCTGGACCTTGGTTTAAACCGTCTGCCGTCGGTCCTGGCCGATAATGCCGACCGCAATCGGACCTCTCCCATCGCTTTCACAGGAAACAAGTTCGAGTTTCGACCCGTGGGAGCTCCTCAAGCCCTGGCCGGCCCTCTGACAGTTCTTCTGGCAGTCTGGAGTAAGGGAATGCAGGAAATAAGCGACATGATAGAACGGCGCACCGCCGACGGCATGGAGATCTCGGACGCAGCCCTGGAAGCCATACGCCATGGAGCTGCCGAAAGCCGTTCCATCCGATTCGAGGGAAATGCCTATTCTCTGGATTGGCTCAAGGAAGCTAGAAAACGTGGGCTGACCGTGGCCGAATCCACTCCAGAGGCGCTGGATCAGTACCTGGTACCTGAGAACAAAGCTCTTATGGCAGAGTTGAATATCATGAGCGAGAGGGAGATGGAGGCATATCACGAAATCAGGATAGAACAGTACGTCAAGGCAGTGGACGTGGAGATGGGAATCCTGGCAGCGATGATCCGCGAGGGCGTTCTACCGGCCATTACACGGCAGATCACGCTTGAAAGCAACGCCCTGAGAGCTCTTCCAGAAAATCTGATCGAGAGCTCCACCCCTTGGACAAAAGCTCTTCAGGAACTTGTCACACTGAAGAACGGCCTGATCCTCAGCGTTCAAAAACTAGACAACCTGCGACGACGGAGAAGCTACTCAGGGCTACTGGATAAAGCAAGAGACATCACCGAGAACGTATTGCCTCTCATGGCCTCCATCCGAGGAATGAGTGATTCTGCTGAGCTTCTGGTGGCCGGCGATCTGTGGCCATACCCACGATACAGGGATCTTTTCACGACGGATTAG
- a CDS encoding YggS family pyridoxal phosphate-dependent enzyme has protein sequence MAILVSVARFGVTTRDFTDHLVLRPHGVSLGSDYRQTDSSTSDFAVYSLFFFDGFTSVGYTGGGGGDSSESSGCALSRERQGCSGVWSDREALPERAVFSRRYGAESRSRSLCQPGGGSGRGDSRVIGGDPRWETGCIRSKKGQGFFSRCSGSANGWGEFFRRGWIKPRESCIIEWNGCTRREGPSVVDFEGQRARIETALGRIAEAARRSGRSPKDVRLIGVTKTHSVDQILPAAQTGLLLAFGENRVQEAEGKIELWPDDVPMAWHLIGHLQRNKAKKAVALFDMIHTLDSLRLAEAVDRLLLEAKKTAYPVLIEVNTSGEVSKHGVSEDDAISLTEAVLSRCLSLDVRGFMTVGPLSDDKSAVARAFAALRKIRDRAVVAMGRPFPELSMGMSGDYELAVEEGSTIVRLGAALFGERERRHEKIC, from the coding sequence ATGGCGATACTCGTCTCTGTGGCCCGGTTCGGCGTCACTACCCGAGATTTCACCGATCATCTGGTTCTCCGACCTCATGGAGTGTCGCTCGGATCGGATTATCGGCAAACTGATTCCTCAACCTCAGACTTTGCGGTGTATTCTCTATTCTTCTTTGACGGATTCACTTCAGTCGGATATACAGGGGGGGGCGGTGGAGATTCGTCTGAATCCTCTGGATGCGCCCTATCAAGGGAACGTCAGGGTTGCTCAGGAGTTTGGTCCGACCGTGAAGCTTTACCTGAACGTGCCGTTTTTTCCCGTCGATATGGTGCAGAGTCGAGAAGTCGTTCTTTATGTCAACCAGGGGGAGGCTCGGGGCGTGGAGATTCCCGAGTCATCGGTGGTGATCCGCGATGGGAAACAGGGTGTATTCGTAGTAAGAAGGGACAGGGCTTCTTTTCACGTTGTTCAGGGAGTGCCAATGGATGGGGGGAATTTTTTCGTCGAGGCTGGATTAAACCCCGGGAGTCTTGTATTATTGAATGGAACGGCTGCACGAGAAGGGAGGGTCCGTCTGTGGTAGACTTTGAAGGACAGCGAGCTCGAATAGAAACTGCCTTGGGGCGGATTGCCGAAGCTGCCCGGCGTTCAGGTCGCTCTCCGAAGGATGTTCGTCTCATCGGGGTCACGAAGACTCACTCTGTGGATCAGATTCTTCCGGCAGCTCAAACTGGTCTTCTGTTAGCTTTTGGGGAAAATCGGGTTCAGGAGGCTGAAGGCAAGATTGAGCTATGGCCTGACGATGTACCCATGGCATGGCACCTTATCGGTCATCTTCAACGCAACAAAGCTAAAAAAGCGGTAGCTCTTTTTGATATGATTCATACGCTGGACAGTCTGCGTCTCGCTGAGGCCGTCGATCGTCTTCTCTTGGAAGCGAAAAAAACGGCGTATCCGGTCCTCATTGAGGTGAATACCTCGGGCGAGGTGTCGAAGCATGGCGTCTCTGAGGACGATGCTATCTCTCTAACAGAGGCCGTACTCTCTCGGTGTTTATCTCTGGATGTGAGAGGCTTTATGACGGTGGGGCCCCTCTCAGACGATAAATCGGCTGTTGCGCGGGCCTTTGCTGCTTTGCGAAAGATACGGGATCGGGCGGTCGTTGCGATGGGACGTCCCTTCCCCGAACTATCGATGGGGATGAGCGGAGATTACGAACTGGCGGTCGAGGAAGGGAGCACCATCGTACGGTTGGGGGCAGCTCTTTTCGGCGAACGGGAACGGAGGCACGAGAAGATATGTTGA
- a CDS encoding cell division protein — translation MCRTLRRFLVSSLVTVLDIESITFSKALRGYQPEEVEAFLDRVADTLQYVAERQSTLEQEIHRLQEKLGEYDTLKESLQEALLMAQRSSEERVGSAKKEADAIVAEAKSRAEGLIAEARNAKEDILREYGDARKNRAMFLADFRSLLARFASLVDDSERKDEEGFP, via the coding sequence ATCTGCCGGACTCTCAGGAGGTTCCTGGTGTCTAGTCTTGTAACGGTATTGGATATTGAGAGTATCACCTTTTCCAAGGCTCTTCGGGGGTATCAGCCTGAGGAGGTAGAGGCGTTCCTGGACAGGGTGGCCGATACTCTTCAATATGTGGCCGAGCGTCAATCAACTTTGGAGCAGGAGATTCATCGGCTTCAGGAAAAACTTGGTGAGTATGATACCCTTAAGGAATCTCTCCAAGAGGCTCTTCTGATGGCACAGCGCAGCTCGGAGGAGCGGGTTGGTTCGGCCAAGAAGGAGGCCGATGCCATCGTGGCTGAAGCCAAAAGTCGGGCCGAGGGCCTGATTGCTGAGGCCCGTAACGCCAAGGAGGACATCCTGCGCGAGTATGGTGATGCCAGAAAAAACAGGGCCATGTTCTTGGCAGATTTCCGGTCGCTTCTGGCTCGTTTTGCGAGTTTGGTCGATGATTCAGAGCGGAAGGACGAGGAGGGATTCCCCTGA